One Neodiprion pinetum isolate iyNeoPine1 chromosome 1, iyNeoPine1.2, whole genome shotgun sequence genomic window carries:
- the DCTN4-p62 gene encoding dynactin subunit 4 → MAYLFQPDYVRYVCSCGSVKPVSKIYFCRHCLKVRCGYCVCHEVDSHYCSNCMENLPSPEVRLKKNKCSNCFECPCCFQTLSTRAAPAPVRAGGNPSVEDTKSLAKPPPKKVYYLSCSFCRWTSRDAGIPDQFVATGGWPEQENPHSARIVALLEYHKILASRERQQSERKKFHPKRTYMQFEKFAMSSVMVRKRAGLCPLPQSQQSDYPQPAVASEEVEELSPDIFTQPLDITKITTLEQRLKHPDVQAEEINQLRPQHKQFLMKRSQRCRVCEHNVCKPEYSPQSIKFKIQLAAFYHIPEVRIVTCEPLRIGQTSELLLKLCNPTQHQTQIMLFPLSTSITPTTVTAAGTKEVDRENMQLGCESPNLLPSLVRQITVTEDPKPLKLSPQAEIILPESILILPPRDDAAEYDDTGDTHNFQDDPKLVVWRKGNKAVIRLHVKPNEDEQIEEGKEITVGFVMQYGYVNTIATLEHKEPQKLDLKIKLFLSIGKLVGST, encoded by the exons ATGGCGTATTTATTTCAACCGGATTACGTGCGCTACGTGTGCTCATGCGGTTCTGTAAAACCAGTATCAAAAATATACTTCTGCCGTCACTGTCTGAAAGTACGTTGCGGCTACTGCGTTTGTCACGAG GTCGACTCGCACTACTGTTCAAACTGCATGGAAAATCTGCCGTCTCCTGAGGTTCGACTCAAGAAAAACAA GTGCTCTAACTGCTTCGAGTGTCCCTGCTGTTTTCAAACACTGTCCACACGTGCTGCTCCTGCACCTGTGAGGGCAGGTGGAAACCCGAGCGTTGAGGACACCAAATCCCTCGCCAAACCTCCTCcgaaaaaagtttattatttGTCCTGCTCATTCTGTCGGTGGACATCTAGAGATGCTGGAATTCCTGATCAGTTTGTAG CAACCGGAGGATGGCCGGAGCAGGAGAATCCTCATTCGGCACGGATCGTAGCGCTCCTAGAATATCACAAGATTCTGGCGTCAAGGGAACGGCAGCAAAGCGAACGGAAGAAGTTTCATCCAAAGCGTACTTACATGCAATTT GAGAAATTCGCGATGTCCTCCGTTATGGTCCGAAAACGTGCAGGCCTGTGCCCACTGCCACAGTCTCAGCAAAGTGACTATCCGCAGCCAGCCGTAGCTTCAGAAGAGGTCGAAGAACTTTCGCCAGATATTTTCACCCAGCCGCTTGATATTACTAAGA TAACAACTCTGGAGCAGCGTTTGAAACATCCTGATGTACAGGCCGAGGAAATAAATCAGCTGAGACCGCAGCACAAGCAGTTCTTGATGAAACGTTCGCAGCGTTGCAGAGTCTGTGAACATAACGTTTGCAAACCGGAGTACAGCCCACAGTCGATCAAATTTAAGATTCAGCTCGCTGCTTT TTATCATATTCCTGAGGTACGCATTGTAACTTGCGAACCATTGCGTATTGGCCAAACAAGCGAATTACTGTTGAAACTTTGCAACCCAACTCAACACCAGACCCAAATCATGCTATTCCCACTTTCGACTTCGATTACGCCAACCACCGTTACTGCTGCGGGTACAAAGGAGGTTGATCGTGAAAATATGCAGTTG GGTTGTGAATCTCCAAATCTTCTGCCTTCTTTGGTGCGTCAAATAACAGTGACCGAAGACCCAAAACCGTTAAAATTAAGCCCACAGGCGGAAATTATTCTGCCCGAAAGTATCCTGATACTTCCACCCAGAGATGATGCTGCCGAGTACGACGATACTGGAGATACACACAATTTCCAAGATGATCCTAA ACTTGTGGTGTGGAGAAAAGGGAACAAGGCAGTAATCAGGCTTCATGTTAAACCCAATGAGGATGAGCAGATCGAAGAAGGAAAGGAAATAACAGTAGGATTCGTTATGCAGTACGGATATGTCAATACCATCGCAACTCTGGAACACAAAGAACCGCAAAAACTTGATTTGAAGATAAAACTATTTCTCAGCATTGGCAAACTAGTTGGCTCTACCTAA
- the Rps14 gene encoding 40S ribosomal protein S14: MAPKRGKVQKEEVQVSLGPQVREGEIVFGVAHIFASFNDTFVHVTDLSGRETIARVTGGMKVKADRDEASPYAAMLAAQDVAEKCKSLGITALHIKLRATGGNKTKTPGPGAQSALRALARSSMKIGRIEDVTPIPSDSTRRKGGRRGRRL; encoded by the exons ATGGCTCCTAAAAGAGGGAAGGTTCAGAAGGAGGAGGTCCAGGTATCCCTCGGTCCCCAAGTTCGAGAGGGAGAAATCGTCTTCGGGGTTGCACACATCTTCGCGAGCTTCAACGACACTTTTGTCCACGTTACAGACTTGTCTGGCAG GGAAACCATCGCTCGCGTCACCGGTGGAATGAAGGTCAAAGCTGATCGTGACGAGGCATCTCCCTATGCCGCTATGTTGGCTGCTCAG GATGTGGCCGAAAAATGTAAATCGCTCGGAATCACAGCGCTTCACATTAAATTGAGGGCTACCGGAGGCAACAAGACAAAAACCCCGGGACCAGGAGCACAGTCTGCTCTCCGAGCTCTTGCTCGTTCGTCGATGAAGATTGGCCGCATTGAAGACGTAACCCCTATCCCTTCGGATTCAACCCGCAGGAAGGGTGGTCGCCGTGGTCGCAGgctgtaa
- the LOC124221532 gene encoding protein disulfide-isomerase A5, translated as MNRSIILVLLILCQIPDFFAKQKNQKTVIDDIADLKDFKKLLRTKNNVLVCFVTSQKQSSEVLKVFEEAADVIKGSGTMVLVDCAGSGKKMCKKLKVSPEPYIFKHYLDGDWNKDYNRRETVTSMVNFMRDPSGDLPWDEDSTALDILHVPDNNALTKLLKKETQPILVMFYAPWCSYCKSLKPEYAAAATELKGHAIMSAIDVNRPENSGVRKKYNITGFPTMLYFHNGVQKYTYDGDNKKDSLVNFMRNPGAAPVKPKEEEWSDTDSDVVHLTSLNFHLVIKEAASVLVMFYAPWCGYCKKIKPEYEAAAAKLKQLNVKGMLAALDATKESSLAKLYNVKGYPTLKYFVYGEHKYDVTLRDTNALVEFMKDPKEPPPPPPPEAPWSQQESAVVHLTDSDYKQFLKKKKHVLVMFYAPWCGHCKKVKPEFTAAAEKFKGVSKVELAAVDCTVNTVTCNTYEIQGYPSLKYFNYFDKAVKNYVGDRTAEDFANYIISQDESLASQQKAEWDIHQGAEHIVHLSDINFDEELDSGQPLFVMFYEPKCESCKSAQSKLAQLAAELNATGSDVRIGASDSTHSPVVELAYKVKKYPTFKFFNKGKYESDYGGKISVQDFLDYIIKVSRKKVQTEL; from the exons ATGAATCGGAGCATTATCCTTGTTTTATTG ATCCTTTGCCAAATTCCCGACTTTTTTGCCAAACAAAAGAATCAAAAGACTGTAATCGATGACATCGCCGATCTCAAGGATTTTAAAAAGTTGCTGCGAACCAAGAACAATGTTTTGGTTTGCTTTGTCACGTCTCAAAAACAGTCTTCAGAAGTATTGAAAGTATTTGAGGAGGCGGCTGATGTTATCAAAGGTTCTGGAACAATGGTTCTCGTAGATTGCGCTGG gaGTGGAAAAAAGATGTGCAAGAAGTTGAAAGTATCCCCTGAGCCATATATATTCAAACATTATCTAGATGGAGATTGGAACAAAGACTATAACAGAAGAGAAACTGTCACTTCTATGGTAAATTTCATGAGAGATCCATCTGGAGATCTTCCATGGGATGAAGATTCGACTGCACTTGATATTCTCCACGTTCCAGACAACAAT gcACTAACGAAATTGTTGAAGAAAGAGACACAGCCAATTTTAGTAATGTTCTACGCACCATGGTGTAGCTATTGCAAATCACTTAAACCGGAATACGCTGCAGCAGCGACTGAGTTGAAGGGCCACGCAATTATGTCTGCTATAGACGTTAACCGACCAGAGAATTCTGGTGTGCGCAAAAAGTACAATATAACAGGTTTCCCAACAATGCTGTACTTCCA CAACGGCGTTCAGAAATATACCTATGACGGAGACAACAAGAAGGATAGCTTGGTGAACTTTATGAGAAACCCAGGTGCCGCACCTGTCAAGCCCAAGGAAGAAGAATGGTCTGATACTGACAGCGACGTTGTGCATTTAACGAGCCTCAACTTTCATCTAGTCATTAAAGAAGCAGCATCGGTTCTTGTCATGTTTTACGCTCCATGGTGCggatattgtaaaaaaattaaaccagaATATGAAGCTGCTGCAGCGAAGCTCAAGCAGTTGAAC GTCAAGGGAATGCTGGCGGCTTTGGATGCGACAAAGGAAAGCAGCCTGGCAAAGTTATACAATGTTAAAGGATACCCCACACTCAAGTACTTTGTGTATGGGGAACACAAATATGATGTCACACTGAGGGATACAAATGCCTTGGTAGAATTCATGAAGGATCCTAAAGAACCTCcgcctccccctcctcctgaaGCTCCATGGTCACAGCAGGAATCTGCGGTTGTTCACCTGACTGATAGCGATTACaaacagtttttaaaaaagaaaaaacacgtCCTGGTCATGTTTTACGCTCCCT GGTGCGGCCATTGCAAGAAAGTCAAACCAGAGTTCACAGCGGCTGCCGAAAAATTCAAAGGCGTATCCAAAGTCGAGTTAGCCGCCGTCGACTGTACCGTGAACACGGTCACATGTAATACTTACGAAATTCAGGGATATCCGTCACTCAAGTATTTCAATTACTTTGACAAAGCCGTAAAGAATTATGTCGGAGACAGAACA GCGGAAGATTTCGCAAATTACATTATATCCCAAGACGAATCTTTAGCATCCCAGCAAAAGGCCGAGTGGGATATTCATCAAGGGGCTGAGCACATCGTCCATTTAAGTGACATTAATTTCGACGAAGAATTGGACAGTGGTCAACCGTTGTTCGTCATGTTTTATGAACCAA AGTGCGAATCTTGTAAGTCAGCACAATCTAAGCTGGCTCAACTAGCAGCCGAATTGAACGCAACAGGATCCGATGTACGGATTGGAGCTTCGGATTCTACGCATAGTCCCGTTGTGGAATTGGCgtacaaagtaaaaaaatatccgacattcaagtttttcaataaaGGCAAATACGAGAGTGATTATGGTGGAAAAATAAGTGTACAAGACTTCTTAGATTATATTATCAAAGTCTCAAGAAAGAAAGTTCAAACTGAGCTTTAA